From Humisphaera borealis, the proteins below share one genomic window:
- a CDS encoding ammonium transporter, giving the protein MAAVLAGSVSAFGADEPATKPSTEPAAAAAAAPVVAAPDPIGFNGGPTNPLLNPNSYLTGWVTGSADKNLDADSGGTFKPWAGDKPTVEELGQHTAKLYYSMNFVWVLISGFLVIFMQAGFALVETGLIRAKNAAHTMSMNFAVYALGMFGFFVCGFAIMCGGWNGTAIGGPGMLGGLPTMNSMFTVGSSVAGDSGWGLFGMKGFCLTGAAYDGAVVVMFLYMMAFMDTTATIVTGACAERWSYKAFCIYSIIIGAFIYPVFACWVWGGGWLAQLGYRAGLGHGVVDFAGSGVVHLQGGALAIITSLLIGPRIGRYTADGKVNPVKPHHIPMVQLGTFILAFGWFGFNAGSTLAASDGRIGMVAVNTMIAGMAATVTGIIYMWVTTGKPDPAMMCNSMLAGLVAITAPCAFVAPWAAFVIGAIAGVLVIWSVNFFDKIRIDDPVGASSVHGVCGAFGVLCVGIFADGTYGNGWNNVGWKEYMGVAGQGVTGLLYGDSKQIIAQIIEVVVCVAWNFIVGGIAFWLVGKLVGNRVSAEVEIAGMDIPEMGAVAYPEFLTPVLPESITPQQVADVRKGVLIV; this is encoded by the coding sequence TTGGCCGCCGTCCTGGCCGGATCGGTGAGCGCTTTTGGCGCCGACGAGCCCGCGACCAAGCCGTCGACCGAGCCAGCCGCTGCCGCGGCAGCAGCCCCGGTGGTTGCTGCACCAGACCCCATCGGCTTTAACGGCGGTCCGACCAACCCTCTGCTCAACCCCAACAGCTATCTCACCGGCTGGGTCACCGGCAGCGCCGACAAGAACCTTGACGCCGACTCCGGCGGCACGTTCAAGCCCTGGGCCGGCGACAAGCCGACCGTTGAAGAACTCGGCCAGCACACGGCCAAGCTCTACTACTCGATGAACTTCGTCTGGGTGCTGATCTCCGGCTTCCTGGTGATTTTCATGCAGGCCGGCTTCGCACTGGTCGAAACGGGCCTGATCCGCGCCAAGAACGCGGCCCACACGATGAGCATGAACTTCGCGGTGTACGCGCTGGGCATGTTCGGCTTCTTCGTCTGCGGCTTTGCGATCATGTGCGGCGGTTGGAACGGCACGGCGATCGGCGGCCCGGGCATGCTCGGCGGCCTTCCCACGATGAACTCCATGTTCACCGTCGGCTCGTCTGTCGCCGGCGACAGCGGCTGGGGCCTCTTCGGCATGAAGGGCTTCTGCCTCACCGGCGCTGCTTATGACGGTGCCGTGGTCGTCATGTTCCTGTACATGATGGCATTCATGGACACCACGGCCACGATCGTGACCGGTGCCTGTGCCGAACGCTGGAGTTACAAGGCATTCTGCATCTACAGCATCATCATCGGCGCGTTCATCTACCCGGTCTTTGCCTGCTGGGTTTGGGGTGGCGGCTGGCTGGCTCAGCTCGGGTATCGCGCAGGACTCGGCCACGGCGTGGTCGACTTCGCTGGCTCGGGCGTCGTGCATCTTCAGGGTGGCGCTTTGGCCATCATCACCTCGCTGCTCATCGGGCCCCGCATCGGTCGATACACGGCCGACGGCAAGGTCAACCCGGTCAAGCCGCACCACATTCCGATGGTGCAGCTCGGCACGTTCATCCTGGCGTTCGGCTGGTTCGGCTTCAACGCCGGCAGCACGCTGGCTGCCTCCGACGGCCGTATCGGCATGGTCGCCGTCAACACCATGATCGCGGGTATGGCCGCGACCGTGACCGGCATCATCTACATGTGGGTCACGACGGGTAAGCCTGACCCGGCGATGATGTGCAACAGCATGCTCGCGGGCCTGGTGGCAATCACCGCCCCGTGTGCCTTCGTCGCCCCCTGGGCCGCGTTTGTCATCGGTGCCATTGCCGGTGTGTTGGTCATCTGGTCGGTCAACTTCTTCGACAAGATTCGCATCGACGACCCGGTCGGTGCCAGCAGCGTCCACGGTGTCTGCGGCGCGTTCGGCGTCCTCTGCGTCGGTATCTTCGCCGACGGCACCTATGGCAACGGCTGGAACAACGTCGGCTGGAAGGAATACATGGGCGTCGCCGGTCAGGGCGTGACGGGCCTGCTCTATGGTGACTCCAAGCAGATCATCGCGCAGATCATCGAAGTCGTTGTCTGCGTCGCCTGGAACTTCATCGTCGGCGGCATCGCCTTCTGGCTCGTCGGTAAGCTTGTTGGAAACCGCGTCTCTGCCGAAGTCGAAATTGCCGGCATGGACATTCCCGAGATGGGTGCGGTGGCCTACCCCGAGTTCCTCACCCCGGTTCTGCCCGAGAGCATCACGCCTCAGCAGGTCGCGGACGTTCGCAAGGGCGTTCTGATCGTCTGA
- a CDS encoding threonine synthase — protein MPHFVTHLEGAIDGARLDPNVAHTLHKDRPIWVRYDLDAVRRAVTPADLQSRPPTLWRYRELLPPKDDASIVSLGEGMTTILRCPRLGQAIGLDNLWIKDESQLPTGSFKSRGQTVAISMCKQFGVKRVAIPTAGNAGGAMAAYAARAGMEAYVFMPADTPVINQFEAALCGAKVFLVDGLINDCGKIVRAGTAAMQWFDISTLKEPYRIEGKKTMGLELAEQSGWTLPDVILYPTGGGTGLVGMWKAFAELRELGWLKSDKLPRMVSVQSDGCAPIVRAFESGSRFANLFPNAKTIASGLRVPVAVGDFIILDAIRESGGTAIAVEDGKITEWMQLACGAEGIAVCPESAACVGAAIKLKESGWIRPDEKVLLFNCGAAQKYPHTLKLDLPRIADPAKVDWDWVSRA, from the coding sequence ATGCCACATTTCGTCACCCATCTCGAAGGCGCGATCGACGGCGCTCGACTCGATCCGAACGTCGCACACACGCTGCACAAGGATCGGCCCATCTGGGTGCGCTACGATCTCGACGCCGTCCGCCGTGCCGTGACCCCGGCCGATCTGCAGTCGCGGCCGCCGACGCTTTGGCGTTATCGGGAGCTGCTGCCGCCGAAGGACGACGCATCAATTGTGTCGCTCGGCGAAGGAATGACGACGATCCTCCGCTGCCCGCGATTGGGGCAGGCGATCGGGCTCGACAACCTTTGGATCAAGGACGAGAGCCAGCTTCCGACCGGCAGCTTCAAGAGCCGCGGGCAGACGGTGGCGATCTCGATGTGCAAGCAGTTCGGCGTGAAGCGGGTGGCGATCCCGACGGCCGGCAATGCCGGCGGCGCGATGGCCGCCTACGCCGCCCGCGCGGGGATGGAGGCCTACGTCTTCATGCCGGCCGATACGCCAGTGATCAACCAGTTCGAAGCGGCGTTGTGCGGCGCGAAAGTGTTTTTGGTCGACGGTCTGATCAACGACTGCGGCAAGATCGTCCGCGCGGGAACGGCGGCGATGCAGTGGTTCGACATCTCGACGCTGAAGGAGCCGTACCGCATCGAGGGGAAGAAGACGATGGGCCTGGAACTGGCCGAGCAATCCGGCTGGACACTGCCCGATGTCATCCTCTACCCGACCGGCGGCGGGACAGGCCTGGTCGGCATGTGGAAGGCGTTCGCGGAGCTGCGCGAGCTCGGCTGGCTGAAGTCCGACAAGCTGCCGCGCATGGTGTCTGTGCAATCCGACGGCTGCGCGCCGATCGTGCGAGCCTTTGAATCCGGCAGCCGATTCGCCAACCTGTTCCCCAACGCCAAAACCATCGCCAGTGGGCTGCGGGTGCCGGTCGCCGTCGGCGACTTCATAATCCTGGACGCGATCCGCGAGAGCGGCGGGACGGCGATCGCGGTCGAAGACGGGAAGATTACCGAGTGGATGCAATTGGCGTGCGGCGCCGAAGGCATTGCCGTCTGCCCCGAATCGGCGGCGTGCGTGGGGGCGGCGATCAAACTAAAGGAGAGCGGCTGGATTCGGCCGGATGAGAAGGTGCTGCTGTTCAACTGCGGCGCGGCGCAGAAGTATCCGCACACGCTCAAGCTCGACCTACCGCGGATCGCCGACCCGGCGAAGGTGGATTGGGATTGGGTAAGTCGGGCGTAG
- a CDS encoding ammonium transporter, whose amino-acid sequence MYGADAGFCVRADSPRGPPTIDDAIKKSADLQQVANTVWTLICGMLVFWMNAGFATLEAGLCRRKNSVHILAKNFIVFAVSSIAFWVAGFGMMFGASVIGGKTPDGGGAAFAGFLGWAPMFPGLTGDGANYPALSWTNVPEGVKFFFQLVFAGTAATIVSGAVAERTKFNAFMIFSFVLVALIYPITGHWIWGNGWLANLSSAPFHDFAGSTVVHSVGGWAALAGVIIIGPRIGKYTAEGKANTIPGHNMGLAALGCLILWLGWFGFNPGSTMTANLMIGHIAVTTNTAAAFGAVTATIVAWVVLGKPDFGMILNGGLAGLVGITASCAVVSVASAAIIGTIAGGLVVFSVLFFDKLKLDDPVGALSVHLVCGVFGTICVGLFANPEIIPLQVTDVYVKPGLFFGGGATQLIAQLIGIGAVGATVLVASLITWVILKVTIGVRVSATEEIEGLDVGEHGMEGYPGFALDTAGEKDHTLAPGTAKGTLATA is encoded by the coding sequence ATGTATGGCGCTGACGCCGGATTCTGCGTACGGGCAGACTCCCCCCGCGGCCCCCCAACGATCGATGACGCGATCAAGAAGTCGGCGGACCTGCAGCAGGTCGCCAACACGGTCTGGACGCTGATCTGCGGCATGCTCGTGTTCTGGATGAACGCCGGCTTCGCGACGCTCGAAGCGGGCCTGTGCCGCAGGAAGAACTCGGTCCACATCCTGGCCAAGAACTTCATCGTGTTCGCGGTCAGCTCGATCGCGTTCTGGGTGGCCGGCTTCGGCATGATGTTCGGCGCGAGCGTCATCGGCGGCAAGACGCCGGACGGCGGCGGCGCGGCATTCGCCGGGTTCCTCGGCTGGGCCCCGATGTTCCCCGGTCTGACCGGCGATGGCGCGAACTATCCGGCATTGTCCTGGACCAATGTTCCTGAAGGCGTGAAGTTCTTCTTCCAGCTCGTATTCGCAGGTACCGCCGCGACCATCGTGTCGGGTGCCGTTGCTGAACGGACGAAGTTCAACGCGTTCATGATCTTCAGCTTCGTCCTGGTCGCGTTGATCTATCCGATCACCGGTCATTGGATCTGGGGCAATGGCTGGCTGGCCAATCTCAGCTCCGCGCCGTTCCACGATTTCGCGGGTTCCACTGTGGTACACAGCGTCGGTGGCTGGGCCGCACTGGCGGGTGTCATCATCATCGGACCGCGTATCGGCAAGTACACTGCCGAGGGCAAGGCCAACACGATTCCTGGTCACAACATGGGCCTGGCGGCACTCGGCTGCCTGATCCTGTGGCTCGGTTGGTTCGGGTTCAATCCCGGTTCGACCATGACCGCGAATCTGATGATTGGTCACATTGCCGTCACCACCAACACCGCTGCCGCGTTCGGCGCCGTCACCGCGACGATCGTCGCGTGGGTGGTCCTGGGCAAGCCCGACTTCGGCATGATCCTCAACGGCGGTCTCGCCGGTCTTGTCGGGATTACCGCCTCCTGTGCCGTGGTCAGCGTCGCCAGTGCGGCCATCATCGGCACCATCGCCGGCGGACTGGTCGTCTTCAGCGTGCTGTTCTTTGACAAGCTCAAGCTCGACGATCCGGTGGGTGCGCTCAGCGTTCACCTGGTGTGCGGCGTCTTCGGGACGATTTGCGTCGGACTGTTCGCCAACCCCGAGATCATTCCGCTTCAGGTCACGGACGTCTACGTGAAGCCGGGCCTGTTCTTCGGTGGCGGCGCGACGCAGCTGATCGCGCAGCTCATCGGTATCGGCGCCGTCGGTGCGACGGTGCTGGTCGCGTCGCTGATCACATGGGTGATTCTGAAGGTGACGATCGGCGTTCGCGTCAGTGCGACCGAGGAAATCGAAGGCCTCGACGTGGGTGAGCACGGCATGGAAGGTTACCCGGGATTCGCCCTGGACACTGCCGGCGAAAAGGACCACACGCTGGCTCCGGGAACGGCCAAGGGAACGCTGGCGACGGCCTGA
- the lepA gene encoding translation elongation factor 4, with amino-acid sequence MQIRNFSIIAHIDHGKSTLSDRLLMRAGAITEREFQNQILDDMDLERERGITIKASAVTVFHDHTYPDGRTERFMLNFIDTPGHVDFHYEVQKALQACEGAILVVDSTQGVQAQTVANAYAAVEVGLEIVPVINKIDLPSADPVRVAEEIEQVLGFPAEDAILVSAKTGQGIDELITALCDKLPPPTGKPELPTRALIFDSIYDDYRGVITYVRVIDGELRKGMKIRFMGTNKLYQITDLGKLMPRPKQVEVIGTGEVGFIVAAIKDLHDVRVGDTITDAGNPAPAALPGYKPSQQMVYCDFYPSGKTQYDELRDAMDRLSLNDSSFSFEPESNDALGFGFRCGFLGLLHMEIIQERLEREFNIEMIQTAPTVTYEIKKTDGTVFRIDSPSQLPDPNHVEEIREPFIEMNLILPGDCVGNLMKLCEDRRGIYKKTEYIGATRVMLQYELPLAEVIYDFYDRLKSATKGYGTMDFDLIGFRSGNLVKLDILVNGDKVDALSVIVHRDHAEKRGRGLLVRLKEEIDRHLFEIPLQAAIGGKIIARETIKSVGKNVTAKCYGGDVTRKRKLLEKQKEGKKRMKRVGSVDIPQQAFMAILESGD; translated from the coding sequence ATGCAGATCCGCAACTTCTCGATTATCGCCCATATCGACCATGGTAAGAGCACCCTCTCCGATCGGCTGCTCATGCGCGCCGGCGCGATTACCGAGCGTGAGTTTCAGAACCAGATTCTGGACGACATGGACCTGGAACGGGAGCGGGGCATCACGATCAAGGCGTCGGCCGTGACCGTCTTCCACGACCACACCTATCCCGACGGCCGTACCGAGCGGTTCATGCTGAACTTCATCGATACGCCCGGCCACGTGGACTTCCACTACGAGGTGCAGAAGGCGCTCCAGGCGTGTGAAGGCGCGATCCTGGTGGTCGACTCGACGCAAGGCGTTCAGGCGCAGACCGTCGCCAATGCCTACGCCGCGGTCGAAGTGGGCCTCGAGATCGTTCCGGTCATTAACAAGATCGACCTGCCGAGTGCCGACCCGGTGCGCGTCGCCGAGGAAATTGAACAGGTGCTGGGCTTCCCCGCCGAGGACGCGATTCTCGTGTCGGCCAAGACCGGGCAGGGGATCGACGAACTGATCACCGCGCTGTGCGACAAGCTTCCGCCACCCACCGGTAAGCCCGAGCTGCCCACCCGCGCCCTGATCTTCGACAGCATCTACGACGACTACCGCGGCGTGATCACCTACGTTCGCGTCATCGACGGCGAGCTGCGCAAGGGCATGAAGATCCGCTTCATGGGTACCAACAAGCTGTACCAGATCACCGATCTGGGCAAACTCATGCCCCGGCCGAAGCAGGTCGAAGTGATCGGGACCGGCGAGGTAGGGTTCATCGTCGCGGCGATCAAGGACCTGCACGATGTTCGCGTCGGCGACACCATCACCGACGCCGGCAACCCCGCGCCCGCCGCACTTCCCGGCTACAAGCCGAGCCAGCAGATGGTGTACTGCGACTTCTACCCGTCCGGCAAAACGCAGTACGACGAACTGCGCGACGCGATGGACCGCCTGAGCCTCAACGACAGTTCGTTCAGCTTCGAACCTGAAAGCAACGACGCGCTGGGGTTCGGCTTCCGCTGCGGGTTTCTCGGCCTGCTGCACATGGAAATCATCCAGGAACGGCTGGAGCGCGAGTTCAACATCGAAATGATCCAGACCGCCCCGACGGTCACCTACGAGATCAAGAAGACCGACGGCACCGTCTTCCGCATCGATTCGCCGAGCCAGCTCCCCGACCCGAACCACGTGGAAGAAATCCGCGAGCCGTTCATCGAAATGAACCTGATCCTGCCCGGCGACTGCGTCGGCAACCTGATGAAGCTCTGCGAAGACCGGCGCGGCATCTACAAGAAGACCGAGTACATCGGTGCGACGCGCGTGATGTTGCAATACGAGCTGCCGCTGGCGGAAGTCATCTACGATTTCTATGACCGTCTGAAGAGCGCCACCAAGGGCTACGGCACGATGGACTTCGACCTGATCGGTTTCCGCTCGGGGAACCTGGTGAAGCTCGACATCCTTGTGAACGGCGACAAGGTCGACGCGCTGAGCGTAATCGTCCACCGCGACCACGCCGAGAAGCGCGGCCGAGGCCTGCTGGTCCGCCTGAAAGAAGAGATCGACCGCCACCTGTTCGAAATCCCGCTGCAGGCGGCGATCGGCGGCAAGATCATCGCCCGCGAGACGATCAAGAGCGTCGGCAAGAACGTGACCGCCAAGTGCTACGGCGGCGACGTAACGCGTAAGCGCAAGCTGCTCGAGAAACAGAAGGAAGGCAAGAAGCGCATGAAGCGCGTCGGCAGCGTGGACATCCCGCAGCAGGCGTTCATGGCGATCCTGGAGAGTGGGGATTGA
- a CDS encoding L,D-transpeptidase family protein — protein MPFISSRRFWTKVSRASAVVLLAVLLAGAFVYLQKTKPAGATDGANVAPVSPGGSGSASIVTGQTGQLVQPTAPKDSGSALPPLKPVNAKVPAKTDAAKADAGKAAAAKVTPPPQPGKAYVPPAPSAPIANADKVILDAKARLDAGDFVGVRALLNDGICNEQFKGVAADQARALQANANNQLLFTPTPVANDPYTQMAKIENSGSLRAIARQHAVSWELICRINNTTDRRIRVGQQLKTPFGPFHAVVWKQAYRMDLFLGGLPGEPGALYVTSLPVGLGKDDSTPTGLWTVVPGGKMKNPAWTNPRSGEHYEGYDPKNPLGGYWIALKGEEGNAVGKTSYGIHGTIEPDSIGKQASMGCVRLKVEDVQLVYDMMSDGKSRVLVRE, from the coding sequence GTGCCGTTCATTTCATCTCGCCGGTTCTGGACCAAGGTCAGCCGGGCTTCCGCCGTTGTTCTGCTCGCCGTTCTTCTGGCGGGGGCTTTTGTCTACCTTCAGAAAACCAAGCCTGCCGGCGCGACCGATGGTGCCAATGTCGCTCCTGTGTCACCCGGCGGTTCGGGGAGCGCCTCGATCGTCACGGGCCAGACGGGCCAATTGGTCCAGCCCACGGCTCCGAAAGATTCGGGCTCCGCACTCCCGCCGCTGAAACCCGTCAATGCCAAGGTGCCGGCCAAGACGGACGCTGCCAAGGCCGATGCCGGCAAGGCCGCGGCGGCGAAGGTCACTCCCCCGCCGCAACCGGGCAAGGCTTACGTGCCGCCGGCCCCATCGGCTCCGATCGCCAACGCCGACAAGGTGATCCTCGACGCCAAGGCTCGCCTGGATGCCGGCGACTTTGTAGGCGTCCGCGCCCTGCTGAACGACGGCATCTGCAACGAGCAGTTCAAGGGTGTCGCCGCCGATCAGGCCCGGGCCCTGCAGGCGAACGCCAACAACCAACTCCTGTTCACGCCCACGCCGGTCGCCAACGATCCCTACACGCAGATGGCGAAGATCGAGAACAGCGGCAGCCTGCGGGCGATCGCCCGGCAGCACGCGGTGTCGTGGGAGCTGATCTGCCGCATCAACAACACGACCGACCGCCGCATCCGTGTCGGCCAGCAGCTCAAGACGCCGTTCGGGCCTTTCCACGCCGTCGTCTGGAAGCAGGCCTACCGGATGGACCTGTTCCTCGGCGGACTGCCGGGCGAGCCGGGCGCGCTGTACGTCACCAGCCTGCCGGTCGGCCTGGGCAAGGACGACTCGACGCCCACGGGGCTCTGGACCGTCGTCCCCGGCGGCAAGATGAAGAACCCCGCCTGGACCAACCCGCGCTCCGGCGAACATTACGAAGGCTACGACCCCAAGAACCCGCTTGGCGGCTACTGGATCGCGCTCAAGGGCGAAGAGGGCAACGCCGTCGGCAAGACCAGCTACGGCATCCACGGCACGATCGAGCCCGACAGCATCGGCAAGCAGGCGTCGATGGGCTGCGTCCGGCTGAAAGTCGAAGACGTCCAGCTCGTCTACGACATGATGAGCGACGGCAAGAGCCGGGTGCTGGTGCGGGAGTAA
- a CDS encoding ammonium transporter: protein MILALLVLPVGQAWAETAPAPATAPAPAIDNGVTAWMLMSSALVLLMVPGLALFYGGMVRAKNVLNMFLCCMVAIGVIGMHWIFIGYAIAFPANAPILSIGGFNILGFDPGLVMLRVFSEPGQMYRLAMSGDATNAVPTGVPELAFVMFQGKFAIITPALIVGAVAERIRFGPFILFMLIWSTIVYCPVAYCVWNVQGALWTYGVFDFAGGTVVHVLAGVSSLALCLVIGPRVGYGKIPMPPHSLGLTLIGAGLLWFGWFGFNAGSTIAIPGSELKDFMGISAMAFTATQVAAAAAATVWMFVEWWHVGKPTILGFASGMVAGLVVITPCAGHVNPGGAMVIGLIGGVVCYGGTQLKKIFNYDDSLDAFGVHGVGGAAGALLVGIFAIRPLIDDKAPGGMTQFIKQAVGLGIATVFAFVMTYVIATIIHKTIGMRVSVDDEQTGLDLALHGEKGYHLDEDLIV from the coding sequence GTGATCCTGGCACTTCTGGTCCTGCCCGTGGGTCAGGCCTGGGCCGAAACGGCCCCCGCCCCCGCAACGGCACCGGCGCCGGCAATTGATAATGGCGTCACTGCCTGGATGCTCATGAGCAGCGCGCTGGTCCTCCTGATGGTGCCGGGGCTGGCATTGTTCTATGGCGGCATGGTACGCGCCAAGAACGTGCTCAACATGTTCCTCTGCTGCATGGTCGCGATCGGCGTCATCGGCATGCACTGGATCTTCATTGGCTACGCGATCGCCTTCCCCGCCAACGCTCCCATCCTGTCGATCGGCGGATTCAACATCCTCGGGTTCGATCCCGGGCTGGTCATGCTCCGGGTCTTCAGCGAACCGGGTCAGATGTATCGCCTGGCGATGTCCGGCGACGCGACCAACGCGGTTCCGACCGGCGTTCCGGAACTGGCATTCGTCATGTTCCAGGGCAAGTTTGCCATCATCACCCCGGCCCTGATCGTCGGTGCCGTCGCCGAACGCATTCGTTTCGGCCCCTTCATCCTGTTCATGCTGATCTGGTCGACGATCGTCTACTGCCCGGTCGCTTACTGCGTCTGGAACGTTCAGGGCGCCCTCTGGACTTACGGCGTGTTTGACTTTGCAGGCGGCACGGTCGTTCACGTGCTGGCCGGCGTCAGTTCGCTCGCACTCTGTCTCGTGATCGGTCCGCGTGTGGGATACGGCAAAATACCGATGCCGCCCCACTCGCTCGGCCTGACGCTCATCGGTGCCGGCTTGCTCTGGTTCGGCTGGTTCGGGTTCAACGCCGGTTCCACCATCGCAATCCCCGGCAGCGAACTGAAGGATTTCATGGGCATCAGTGCGATGGCGTTCACCGCGACGCAGGTCGCCGCCGCCGCCGCAGCCACCGTGTGGATGTTTGTCGAGTGGTGGCACGTGGGTAAGCCCACCATCCTGGGCTTTGCCAGCGGCATGGTCGCGGGCCTCGTCGTCATCACGCCTTGTGCCGGTCACGTCAACCCCGGCGGCGCGATGGTTATCGGACTCATCGGCGGCGTGGTCTGCTACGGCGGCACGCAGCTCAAGAAGATCTTCAATTACGACGACTCGCTGGACGCGTTCGGCGTCCACGGCGTCGGCGGTGCGGCCGGCGCACTTCTGGTCGGCATCTTCGCCATCCGCCCCCTCATCGACGACAAGGCTCCCGGCGGCATGACCCAGTTCATCAAGCAGGCGGTCGGGCTGGGCATCGCGACCGTGTTCGCGTTCGTTATGACCTACGTGATCGCAACGATCATCCACAAGACGATCGGAATGCGCGTGTCGGTCGACGACGAACAGACCGGCCTCGACCTGGCACTCCATGGCGAGAAGGGCTACCACCTGGACGAAGACCTGATCGTCTAA
- a CDS encoding ArsB/NhaD family transporter, which produces MKKVIQFGALLAGTVLVLLLCSKTGFLEFNAQQIQSVAIFSCFIYGTLLFGEFRLAFAFAGIALLLGLDLVTVQGFTEAANLKVIIFLIGMFLVIGYLEENQFFEHIVAWIVARVGPRPKSLLLVLMIMATVSAALVDEVTSILFMTGTMLHLTTKYKLKPAPFIIMLVFATNIGSAASSIGNPIGVMIALNAGFSFVEFLRWSAPIALVVNVATYLICRWWYADAFKAFADAVQAEHEALQAKKAARLAASAALVSGGGALAMSGGGSASGPVDPEEFIDDEAFAEDVEPSFDHDPEALRQLQISWLVFGLTILGLVTHGLTEKLLHIKEGSMLIGVSLAMGSVVLFLRREKARELVERRVDWWTLSFFMMLFASVGTLQHTGVTKVIADRLIESTGGNQLLLINIVGWATGWLSAFLDNVLAVATFMPVVHDVRLSWASGNPGATGYPEAIYWMMLFGGTFMGNMTVIGSTANIIAVGVLEKRGHGTIRFGEWFKIGFIVSIVSMAIATVLLGVQTHWFTTPLLPPPTSGPSVSH; this is translated from the coding sequence ATGAAGAAGGTCATTCAGTTCGGGGCGTTGCTGGCTGGAACCGTCCTGGTTTTGCTTCTCTGCAGCAAGACAGGGTTTCTGGAGTTCAACGCACAGCAGATCCAGAGCGTCGCGATCTTCTCCTGCTTCATTTATGGAACGCTGCTCTTTGGGGAGTTCCGTCTCGCATTCGCATTCGCGGGCATCGCACTGCTGCTTGGGCTGGATCTGGTGACCGTGCAGGGGTTCACCGAAGCGGCAAATCTCAAGGTGATCATCTTTCTCATCGGGATGTTCCTGGTCATCGGGTATCTCGAGGAGAACCAGTTCTTCGAACACATCGTGGCCTGGATCGTCGCGCGGGTGGGGCCGCGCCCAAAGTCGTTGCTGCTGGTGCTGATGATCATGGCGACCGTTTCGGCCGCACTGGTGGACGAAGTCACCAGCATCCTGTTCATGACCGGCACGATGCTCCACCTGACCACCAAGTACAAGCTTAAGCCGGCTCCTTTCATCATCATGCTCGTGTTCGCGACGAATATTGGTTCGGCGGCCAGCAGCATCGGTAATCCGATCGGTGTGATGATCGCGCTGAACGCCGGATTTTCGTTTGTTGAGTTTCTCCGATGGAGCGCCCCGATTGCTTTGGTGGTGAATGTCGCGACCTATCTGATCTGCCGCTGGTGGTATGCCGACGCGTTCAAAGCGTTCGCCGACGCCGTGCAAGCCGAGCACGAGGCGTTACAGGCAAAAAAGGCCGCGCGCCTTGCGGCGTCGGCGGCGCTCGTCTCCGGTGGCGGTGCGCTGGCGATGTCGGGTGGCGGAAGTGCGTCAGGTCCGGTCGATCCTGAGGAGTTCATTGACGACGAGGCATTTGCCGAGGACGTCGAACCCTCGTTCGACCACGACCCGGAGGCATTGCGACAGCTCCAGATCTCCTGGCTGGTGTTCGGATTGACGATCCTGGGGCTCGTGACCCACGGCCTGACCGAGAAGCTGCTCCACATCAAGGAAGGCAGCATGTTGATCGGTGTGTCGCTGGCGATGGGCTCGGTTGTGCTGTTCCTCCGCCGTGAGAAAGCCCGTGAGCTTGTCGAACGCCGGGTGGACTGGTGGACCCTGTCGTTCTTCATGATGCTGTTCGCGTCGGTCGGAACCCTGCAGCACACGGGCGTAACGAAGGTGATCGCCGACAGGCTCATCGAGAGCACTGGTGGCAACCAGCTCCTGCTGATCAATATTGTCGGATGGGCGACTGGTTGGTTGAGCGCGTTCCTGGACAACGTGCTGGCGGTGGCGACCTTCATGCCGGTGGTACATGACGTACGGCTGAGCTGGGCCAGTGGCAACCCCGGTGCCACCGGGTATCCAGAAGCGATCTACTGGATGATGCTGTTTGGTGGTACATTCATGGGCAATATGACGGTGATCGGGAGCACCGCGAACATTATTGCCGTGGGCGTGCTGGAGAAGCGCGGGCACGGCACCATCCGGTTCGGGGAATGGTTTAAGATCGGGTTCATTGTGAGTATTGTTTCGATGGCCATCGCGACAGTACTTCTGGGCGTGCAGACGCACTGGTTCACGACACCGTTGCTTCCACCGCCCACGTCCGGGCCGAGTGTCAGCCATTAA